CGGCCTGCTCGGCGGCGGCACCGGTCGCGGTGCCATCGATCGAGGCGATGACCACGTAGTTGGCGCCCTGGTTGGCCATGTTCTGAATCTGCGAGGACTGCAGGTCGGTCTTGCCGTCCGCGTACTGCAGCGTCACCTTGTAGCCGTAGCTTTCCAGCTGCTTCTTCAGGTTCGTGCCATCGATCTGCCAACGCTCGAGCTGCTGCTCGGGCATCGAGATGCCGATGTTGGTCTGGCCGGACTTGCTGCTTCCGGTGTTACCGCTTCGCGAGCCACCGCAGGCGGCGACAGGCACCACCATGGCGGCCACCGCGGCGAGAGCGATGCCCTTCATCCATTTATTCATTGATTTCCCTTTCTCCTTCGGAGGAACTTCTCCTACTGCATTCACGCAAGGGATGACACCTTGCGCAAAAAATCAAAAGATATGACTTATTGATGGTCAAATACTTACAGCTGTGCCACTTTCATGGCACATTGCTTTGAAAATCGCATCTCGTTCCAGGTTGCTCAACCTCGAGGGCTGAAATGAAACACGTTGCTGGCACAGCTATCGCACGGCGATGTGAAACCGATAACACTGCATCGCTTGTTGGTATGGGCGGAACCCGCCACGCATTCACCGCGTGGCAGGTTCCTTGGGATTGAACGGATTACTCGCTCAGGGCCTCGATCATGTAGTTGTTGATCGTGGCCTTGACGCTCTCGAGGTGATCGGAGTGCGTGGAGGCGATGAGCTCGCTCTGCGGCTTGTCGATCGCATAGTCCTCGAGGGTGGCCAGCGTGGCGGTGCCGTCCTCGACGGTCTTGCCGATGCCGGAGTCGTAGGAGCTGTAACGCTTGGCGACGAGGTCCTCGATGAACTTGTCATCGTGCATCTTCGCGGCGACCAGCAGGCCGGCGGCGAAGGAATCCATGCCCGCGATGTGCGTACGGAACAGATCCTCGGCCTCGAAGGAGCTACGGCGCGGCTTGGCGTCGAAGTTCAGGCCGCCGTGAGGGCCGATCTGGCCTTCGGCGAGGACCTCCCACATCACCGCGGTGGTCTCGTAGAGGTCGGTCGGGAACTCGTCCATATCCCAGCCGATGAGCTTGTCGCCCTGGTTGGCGTCGAGCGAGCCGAGCTCGCCGGCGTCACGCGCCACACGGATCTCATGCTGATAGGTGTGGGTGGCGAGGTTGGCGTGGTTGCCCTCGAGGTTCAGCTTGAAGGTGCCCATCAGGTCGTACTTCTGCAGGAACGAGATGGCCGTGGAGGCGTCGAAGTCATACTGCAGGCTGCAGGGCTCCTTGGCCTTCGGCTCGATCAGGAACTGCGCGTTCATGCCGATCTCGTTGGCGTAGTCCACGCACATGTGGAAGAACTCGGCCATGTGGTCCTTCTCGCGGGCCATGTCGGTGTTCCAGAGGTTCTCGTAGCCTTCGCGGCCGCCCCAGAAGACGTAGTTCTCGCCGCCGAGGCGCTTGCCGATCTCCAGGCTGTGCTTGAGCTGGCCGGCCGAATAGGCGAAGATGTCGGCGAACGGCGAGGTGGAGGCGCCATCGACGAAGCGGGGATTGGTGAAGAGCGAGGAGGTGTTCCACAGCAGCTTGATGCCGGTGGCCTTCATGTTCTCCTCGATCTTGTCAACCACCTTGTCGAGATTGGCGTTGGTCTCGCGCAGCGTGTCGCCTTCAGGCGCCAGGTCGCGGTCATGGAAGCAGAAGTAATGAACGCCGAGCTTCTGGAAGAGTTCGAAGGCGTAATCGACCTTGGCCAACGACTGATCCATGGGATCGGTGTACTTGTAATAAGGACGGTGCGCGGTGCCATCGCCGAACGGGTCGACGAGCTGCTGGTCGAAGGTGTGCCACCAGGCCACGGCGAAACGCAGCCAGTCCTTCATCGGCTTGCCGGCGACCACACGGTCCGCGTCATAGTAATGGAAGCCGAGCTCTTCTTTGACTCCTTTGTCGTGCCCGACATATTCAATCTTGTCAACGTCCCACAAACCCATATGATGCTCCTTTGCGAGTGTTTTATATGCCACTGAATCCACGTCTCTCAACGCTTAGAGACATAGTACAACGGATTTCCTAAGTATGTCAAATGAATTAATTAAACGCCATTTCGACCATTGGTTCGACTTGTTTATCGTTAGGTGATAGGCCTACTGGCGCTTGACAAATCACTAAGTTCTGACATGCAAGAATCTTATGGTTTCGGCTGACACATCGGCGTGCCGCGACACCAAAAATCCTCAAAATCCACATCCAAATATTATGGACACCAACCTGCAAGCCCGGGCGGGATTACTTTGTTGCGGGACATGCGGAAACGAGACATTTATGGACTATCGAACCGCCCTTCCCCATCCAGCAGACCATGCCCCATACATAGAAAAAAGGACCGGAACCAAAGTCCCGGCCCATTCATAGCCATACGGTTTCGAAAAGCGCCAAACCATCAAGTGGCGCTTCGTGCGATCAACCAGTCGACCGCGGCGACTCATTCAACATATCGCCAGCACGTCGCCGGTTCATCGCCGGTTCATCACCAGTTGAAGTTGCTCGCCGGCTCAACGGGCGCCTGATGGCGCACGCCGGAAAGCATCAACGCGCCAAGCTCGCTGGCGGCGCGCTCCTCGCGGCTGACCAACTCGGGGGTATCGAAGTCCTCCTTGGTGGCCATGAGGCTGGTGGCGGCGGGAACGGCGCGGAAGAACGCGAAGAGCCCGCGCATCACGACGTCAGGCACCAGGGCGTGGCGGTCGGAACCGCCGGTCGCGGCGAGCACCACCGGCATGTTGGCGATGGCGTCCTGCTCGACGACGTCCCAGAACTCCTTGAACAGCCCGGAATATGAAGCCTTGTAGATCGGCGAGGCGGCGATCAGGCCGTCGCTGGAGGTCACGGTCTTGATGGCCTCGGCGAGGCGCTCGGAGGGCTTGAAGGTGATCGACGCCTCGGCGATGTCGTCGGCGTAATCCTTGAGCGTCACCGTGGTGACGATGACCTCTTTGCCCTGCTTGCCCATGTATTCGGCCGTCTTTTGCGCGACCTCGTTCGCCAGCCGAAGCGTGCTGGAAGGTTCGGAGATGCCCGCGTTCACGACGGTCAGGCTGTACTGCTGGATTCCAGTCTCGGCCTTGGCCGCCAACGCCACGATGTCCGTCTCTTCAAGAGCCAATGTACTCCCCTTCCGCAGAATCGAAACTCGTCGCCGCACCCCAACCCCATCGGCTTGGTTGTGCGGCCGTCCGCAATGTGTCTATAAGACACAAGTCTACTGGTAATTTATCACTTTCTCCCGCCCAGCACCCCTTTATGGGACGTCGAGGACGGGAAAACGTGACAGCATTCACACAT
This Bifidobacterium sp. ESL0790 DNA region includes the following protein-coding sequences:
- a CDS encoding CE1759 family FMN reductase, with product MALEETDIVALAAKAETGIQQYSLTVVNAGISEPSSTLRLANEVAQKTAEYMGKQGKEVIVTTVTLKDYADDIAEASITFKPSERLAEAIKTVTSSDGLIAASPIYKASYSGLFKEFWDVVEQDAIANMPVVLAATGGSDRHALVPDVVMRGLFAFFRAVPAATSLMATKEDFDTPELVSREERAASELGALMLSGVRHQAPVEPASNFNW
- the xylA gene encoding xylose isomerase translates to MGLWDVDKIEYVGHDKGVKEELGFHYYDADRVVAGKPMKDWLRFAVAWWHTFDQQLVDPFGDGTAHRPYYKYTDPMDQSLAKVDYAFELFQKLGVHYFCFHDRDLAPEGDTLRETNANLDKVVDKIEENMKATGIKLLWNTSSLFTNPRFVDGASTSPFADIFAYSAGQLKHSLEIGKRLGGENYVFWGGREGYENLWNTDMAREKDHMAEFFHMCVDYANEIGMNAQFLIEPKAKEPCSLQYDFDASTAISFLQKYDLMGTFKLNLEGNHANLATHTYQHEIRVARDAGELGSLDANQGDKLIGWDMDEFPTDLYETTAVMWEVLAEGQIGPHGGLNFDAKPRRSSFEAEDLFRTHIAGMDSFAAGLLVAAKMHDDKFIEDLVAKRYSSYDSGIGKTVEDGTATLATLEDYAIDKPQSELIASTHSDHLESVKATINNYMIEALSE